In the Phaseolus vulgaris cultivar G19833 chromosome 7, P. vulgaris v2.0, whole genome shotgun sequence genome, one interval contains:
- the LOC137829039 gene encoding homeobox-leucine zipper protein HDG12-like, with product MGTVFQHAGRRIFKECSHPDETRRRQIGEELGLDAKQVKFWFQNKKTQLRTKSERLDIDALRLENERIQTENRIMSETLKSVACEPCGGRSKGQEERELSLQILKCERVISFMANNGIDPQLLPAIPSSSSSSLDTLRASLTVGTSQNPLILNEDPHIPSPAQHNIPAVNQHVPTATSTLSQDIPIPILNHGHSQGIPAPALVQHVSSLTATSPAILHPFPSQDDSLLISCLEYNIPALVTALDQNIHTLASTHNQNKNNVPAAEEQSQLQGPNPCLSVPSVTPTLDQDIPPPCQDISSIFQDHTPSLDLDLDGILKILNSARVSQPTSSENKDTEKARMLKIANTAMEELMKLLSMNEPFWFRSIVDGRFILQRDCYQRIFQRSNTLKGPHARVESSKDSRVVKMSGTELVEMFLNSEKWVDLFPTIVKKAQTIEVLESGSLGNRNGALQLMNAEMHILSPLVPTREFHFLRYCKQIEAGVWTIADVSVDSSTHKTSTVSTTRRLPSGLLIQEITEGLCRVSWVEHVEVDDKIQTHDLFRDLICGNNAYGAERWVLALERMCERIASASSETIPSCESGGVIRSAESRRNIMRLTRRMVKTFCESLCMQDNTSFPHLTRMNNGGVRVAVRVNMSEPGEPKGMILSAATSFWLPLSPQHVFDYLIDDRKRAKWDVLCYGNAGHEIQRITTGSNPGNCISIMRPFIPKVNNIVVLQESYVDALGCVMLYAPFDMKALNYAMNGEDTSLFPILPSGFTISRDGKANVPEGESGEVGKSGGSLVTLMFQILASSPSRMSMVDIEVVGNLNSLVTSTIENIKDALNCLDSK from the exons ATGGGTACTGTTTTTCAACATGCAGGTAGAAG AATCTTCAAAGAATGCTCACATCCGGACGAAACACGACGCCGTCAAATAGGAGAGGAGCTTGGGCTTGATGCTAAACAAGTAAAATTTTGGTTTCAGAACAAGAAAACACAATTAAGG ACTAAAAGTGAGCGATTAGATATCGATGCTCTTCGTCTTGAGAATGAAAGAATACAAACAGAAAACCGTATAATGAGTGAGACTTTGAAGAGTGTAGCATGCGAACCTTGTGGGGGTCGATCCAAGGGACAAGAAGAGCGAGAACTTTCTTTGCAAATCTTGAAG TGTGAGAGAGTAATCTCATTCATGGCAAACAATGGGATTGATCCACAACTACTTCCTgctattccttcttcttcttcttcttcacttgatacCTTACGAGCAAGTTTGACGGTTGGAACTTCACAAAATCCACTCATTCTTAATGAGGATCCTCACATTCCTTCCCCTGCTCAACATAATATTCCAGCAGTTAATCAACATGTTCCTACTGCTACATCAACCCTTTCTCAGGATATTCCTATTCCTATTCTTAATCATGGCCATAGTCAAGGAATTCCTGCTCCTGCACTTGTTCAGCATGTTTCTTCTCTTACTGCTACTTCTCCTGCCATTCTTCATCCCTTTCCCAGTCAAGATGATTCTCTTTTGATTTCATGTCTTGAGTATAATATTCCAGCTTTGGTTACTGCTCTTGATCAAAATATTCACACACTGGCTTCTActcataatcaaaataaaaataacgtTCCCGCTGCTGAGGAACAAAGCCAATTGCAAGGACCAAATCCATGTTTAAGCGTTCCTTCTGTTACTCCTACCCTAGATCAAGATATTCCACCTCCTTGTCAAGACATTTCGTCCATTTTTCAGGATCATACGCCatctcttgatcttgatctgGATGGGATACTTAAAATTTTGAACAGCGCAAGGGTATCACAACCGACGAGCAGCGAAAATAAAGATACGGAAAAGGCACGAATGTTGAAGATTGCGAATACTGCGATGGAAGAGTTGATGAAACTCTTAAGTATGAACGAACCCTTCTGGTTCAGGTCTATTGTGGATGGGAGATTCATTCTGCAGCGTGATTGCTACCAAAGGATTTTTCAAAGGAGTAATACCTTAAAAGGACCTCATGCTCGAGTAGAGTCTTCGAAAGATTCCCGAGTGGTGAAAATGAGTGGGACGGAGCTTGTGGAAATGTTTTTAAATTCG GAGAAATGGGTTGATCTATTCCCAACAATTGTTAAAAAAGCCCAAACAATTGAAGTACTCGAAAGTGGTTCGTTAGGAAACCGAAATGGAGCTTTGCAGTTG ATGAATGCAGAAATGCACATTCTTTCACCTTTGGTTCCAACTCGGGAGTTCCACTTCCTTCGTTATTGTAAACAAATTGAAGCAGGTGTATGGACCATAGCGGATGTGTCAGTTGATTCTTCGACACACAAAACCTCTACTGTTTCTACCACTCGGAGGCTCCCATCTGGATTGTTGATTCAAGAAATCACTGAGGGATTGTGCAGG GTTTCTTGGGTGGAGCATGTGGAAGTGGATGATAAGATCCAAACTCACGATCTTTTCAGAGATCTTATTTGTGGCAATAATGCATATGGAGCAGAAAGATGGGTTTTGGCACTTGAAAGAATGTGTGAGAGGATTGCAAGTGCCTCAAGTGAAACTATACCTAGTTGTGAAAGTGGAGGAG TGATTAGGTCAGCTGAGTCAAGAAGGAATATAATGCGCCTGACTCGTCGTATGGTTAAGACTTTCTGTGAGAGTTTGTGTATGCAAGATAACACGAGCTTCCCACACCTAACCAGGATGAACAATGGTGGTGTTAGAGTTGCCGTTCGAGTGAACATGAGCGAGCCTGGTGAACCTAAAGGCATGATTCTCAGTGCAGCTACCTCCTTCTGGCTTCCTCTCTCTCCACAACATGTTTTTGACTACTTGATAGATGACAGGAAACGAGCTAAG TGGGATGTTCTCTGCTATGGAAATGCAGGGCACGAAATTCAACGCATCACAACAGGTAGTAATCCTGGAAACTGTATTTCAATCATGCGG CCTTTCATCCCTAAAGTGAACAACATAGTGGTTCTCCAAGAAAGTTATGTAGATGCTTTGGGATGTGTGATGTTGTACGCTCCTTTTGACATGAAGGCATTGAACTACGCGATGAACGGAGAAGACACGTCACTGTTTCCGATTCTTCCGTCTGGCTTCACCATATCTAGGGATGGGAAAGCAAATGTTCCTGAAGGAGAATCTGGAGAAGTTGGGAAATCAGGAGGTTCCTTGGTGACTCTAATGTTTCAAATTTTGGCTTCTAGTCCATCTAGAATGAGCATGGTAGACATCGAAGTTGTAGGTAACCTTAATTCACTTGTCACCTCAACAATAGAGAATATTAAAGATGCTTTGAATTGTTTAGATTCAAAGTAG